Proteins co-encoded in one uncultured Draconibacterium sp. genomic window:
- the nifK gene encoding nitrogenase molybdenum-iron protein subunit beta, whose protein sequence is MLLRHTTSEVKERKALTVNPAKTCQPVGAMYAALGVHGCLPHSHGSQGCCSYHRSALTRHYKEPVMAATSSFTEGSSVFGGQANLLQAIDNIFGIYDPDIIAVHSTCLSETIGDDLGQIVRKAQDDGKIPEGKFVVQASTPSYVGSHVTGYANMLEAFVKYFSFNTDEKIRQVNMLSGWVEPSDMRELKRIAGLMKLKTVLLPDTSDVLDTPMNGTYKMYPKGGTTREEIVSMGDSMKTVAMGEWATEKAAIMLDNKCKVPFSMTDVPIGLKATDRFIQALSTAGKVSIPDCISDERGKLVDVITDMHQYLYGKRVALWGDPDTLLPLIEFLVDIDMKPVYVVSGTPGKKFSKRAMEILEAKVPEAKVRNGASADMFLMHQWIKEEPVDLLIGNTYGKYIARDEGIPFVRSGFPIIDRIGHSYFPTVGYMGGIRLLESILGVIMDKIDATAPEESFELTM, encoded by the coding sequence ATGTTATTACGACATACAACAAGCGAAGTAAAAGAAAGAAAAGCACTAACGGTTAACCCGGCAAAAACCTGCCAGCCGGTTGGTGCCATGTACGCAGCTCTTGGAGTGCACGGTTGTTTGCCACACAGTCACGGTTCGCAAGGCTGTTGCTCATACCACAGAAGTGCCTTAACAAGACATTATAAAGAGCCGGTAATGGCTGCAACAAGTTCATTTACCGAAGGATCATCAGTATTCGGAGGACAGGCAAACCTGTTGCAGGCTATTGATAATATTTTTGGAATTTACGATCCCGATATCATTGCCGTTCATTCAACTTGTTTATCAGAAACAATTGGTGACGATCTTGGGCAGATCGTAAGAAAAGCACAGGACGATGGCAAAATTCCTGAAGGAAAATTCGTTGTTCAGGCTTCAACACCAAGTTATGTAGGATCGCACGTTACTGGTTATGCAAACATGCTTGAGGCATTTGTAAAATATTTTTCATTCAATACCGATGAGAAAATACGCCAGGTAAACATGTTATCGGGTTGGGTTGAACCATCTGATATGCGCGAGCTGAAACGTATTGCAGGATTGATGAAATTGAAAACCGTTCTGTTACCTGATACTTCAGACGTATTAGACACGCCAATGAACGGAACATATAAAATGTACCCGAAAGGCGGAACAACCCGCGAAGAAATTGTGAGCATGGGTGACAGTATGAAAACTGTTGCAATGGGCGAGTGGGCTACTGAAAAAGCAGCTATTATGCTTGATAATAAATGCAAGGTGCCTTTTTCTATGACCGACGTTCCAATCGGGTTGAAAGCTACCGACCGCTTTATTCAGGCGCTTTCTACTGCCGGTAAAGTTTCAATTCCTGATTGTATTTCTGATGAACGCGGTAAACTTGTTGACGTGATTACCGATATGCACCAGTATTTATACGGTAAGCGTGTTGCCCTTTGGGGAGATCCGGATACATTATTACCATTGATCGAGTTCCTGGTAGATATAGATATGAAACCTGTTTATGTGGTTTCCGGAACACCAGGTAAAAAATTCTCGAAACGTGCAATGGAAATTCTGGAAGCCAAAGTACCTGAAGCAAAAGTACGTAACGGAGCTTCTGCCGATATGTTCCTGATGCACCAGTGGATTAAAGAAGAGCCTGTTGACTTGCTGATTGGTAACACCTACGGTAAATACATTGCCCGCGATGAAGGTATTCCATTCGTTCGTTCAGGATTCCCAATCATTGATCGTATTGGTCACAGTTATTTCCCAACCGTTGGGTACATGGGAGGTATACGTCTTCTGGAAAGTATTCTTGGAGTTATCATGGATAAAATTGATGCCACTGCTCCTGAAGAATCATTTGAACTTACAATGTAG
- the nifD gene encoding nitrogenase molybdenum-iron protein alpha chain, producing the protein MPNKKDYTNGLPDPSELKKEILAKYPRKVAKKRAKAMVINDPAESQEIGANIRTVPGIITQRGCTYAGCKGVVLGPTRDIINLVHGPIGCSFYAWLTRRNQTRALEGEANFITYAFSTDMQDENIVFGGESKLKEAIREAFDTFNPSSIGIFSTCPVGLIGDDVHAVAREMKAELGINIFGFSCEGYRGVSQSAGHHIANNGIFKHVVGNDDRERTGKYQVNLLGEYNIGGDAFEIESLFEEIGVTLISTYSGNSTVESFAYSHTADLNMVMCHRSINYIAEMMEEKYGIPWFKVNFIGAESTAKSLRKMAEYFGDPEMIAKVEEVIAREMQKVKAVAETVKPKVEGKLAMMFVGGSRAHHYQDLFTELGVRVVSAGYEFAHRDDYEGREVLPNIKIDADTRNIEDLVVTKDEDHYRDDLAEKKAKLEADGYEFKDYKGMMPDMQKNSLVIDDVNHWETEKLIEFYKPDMFCAGIKEKYVVQKYGVPLKQLHSYDYGGPYAAFGGAINFYKEMERMLGTDIWKLVDTPWKNEPEIVGSVTVDA; encoded by the coding sequence ATGCCGAATAAGAAAGATTATACAAACGGATTGCCGGATCCTTCAGAGCTGAAGAAAGAGATTCTGGCAAAATATCCACGAAAAGTGGCCAAAAAAAGGGCTAAGGCAATGGTGATCAATGATCCTGCCGAAAGCCAGGAAATTGGAGCCAATATTCGCACGGTGCCCGGAATTATCACTCAACGTGGTTGTACTTATGCAGGATGTAAAGGGGTGGTTTTAGGACCTACACGCGACATCATCAACCTGGTACACGGACCAATTGGTTGTAGCTTTTACGCCTGGTTAACACGACGTAACCAAACCAGAGCTCTTGAGGGAGAGGCAAACTTTATCACCTATGCATTTTCTACTGATATGCAGGATGAAAACATCGTGTTTGGAGGAGAGTCAAAATTGAAAGAGGCTATCCGCGAGGCTTTTGATACTTTTAATCCAAGTTCAATCGGTATTTTCTCTACCTGTCCGGTAGGTTTGATCGGTGATGACGTTCATGCTGTTGCCCGCGAAATGAAAGCAGAACTGGGAATTAACATCTTTGGATTTAGCTGCGAAGGTTATCGTGGAGTGTCTCAGTCGGCCGGTCACCACATTGCAAACAACGGAATTTTTAAACACGTTGTTGGTAACGACGACCGTGAGCGTACCGGTAAATACCAGGTAAATTTATTAGGTGAATATAATATTGGTGGCGATGCTTTCGAAATCGAAAGTCTTTTCGAAGAAATCGGAGTAACGCTTATTTCAACATACAGTGGAAACTCAACTGTTGAAAGTTTTGCATACTCACACACTGCCGACCTGAACATGGTAATGTGCCACCGTTCCATCAACTACATTGCCGAAATGATGGAAGAGAAATACGGTATTCCCTGGTTTAAGGTAAACTTTATTGGAGCCGAATCAACTGCAAAATCGTTGCGTAAAATGGCTGAATATTTTGGCGATCCGGAAATGATTGCCAAAGTTGAAGAAGTTATTGCACGGGAAATGCAAAAAGTGAAAGCAGTTGCCGAAACTGTTAAACCTAAGGTTGAAGGTAAATTGGCAATGATGTTCGTTGGTGGATCACGTGCTCACCACTACCAGGATTTATTTACTGAACTAGGGGTTCGTGTAGTTTCTGCTGGTTACGAGTTCGCTCACCGCGACGACTACGAAGGACGTGAAGTTCTTCCGAATATCAAGATTGACGCAGATACAAGAAACATCGAAGACCTTGTGGTTACCAAAGACGAAGATCATTATCGCGACGACCTGGCTGAGAAAAAAGCCAAATTGGAAGCTGATGGTTACGAGTTTAAAGATTACAAAGGTATGATGCCGGATATGCAGAAAAACTCGCTGGTAATCGACGATGTAAACCATTGGGAAACTGAAAAACTGATTGAGTTTTACAAACCCGATATGTTTTGTGCGGGTATTAAAGAAAAATACGTGGTGCAAAAATATGGTGTGCCATTAAAACAGCTTCACTCTTACGACTATGGTGGTCCATACGCAGCCTTTGGTGGTGCAATAAATTTCTACAAAGAAATGGAACGTATGCTGGGCACTGATATTTGGAAACTGGTTGATACGCCATGGAAGAACGAGCCGGAGATTGTTGGAAGTGTAACCGTTGACGCTTAG
- a CDS encoding P-II family nitrogen regulator yields the protein MKMVLAIIRIDKMNATKRALTAAGITSMTATGKVFGRGKGAWDAQVMEGAKKDMPEALTHLGKEPRLRPQRVLNIAVSDHNVQLTIDTIIEVNQTPAPGDGKIFVLPLDDTYRVRTGETGTTIL from the coding sequence ATGAAGATGGTATTGGCGATCATCAGGATCGATAAAATGAATGCAACAAAGCGGGCACTTACCGCAGCGGGCATTACTTCAATGACGGCCACCGGAAAAGTTTTCGGACGAGGAAAAGGTGCATGGGATGCCCAGGTTATGGAAGGTGCAAAAAAAGATATGCCTGAAGCACTTACGCACCTCGGGAAAGAACCCCGGCTAAGACCTCAGCGCGTACTAAATATTGCGGTTTCCGACCACAATGTGCAATTAACAATTGATACGATTATTGAAGTTAATCAGACACCTGCTCCCGGCGATGGAAAAATATTTGTCCTTCCATTGGATGATACGTATCGGGTTCGCACCGGCGAGACAGGGACGACAATTCTTTAA
- a CDS encoding P-II family nitrogen regulator, translating to MVRAIIRPEKSSKVLKALFEAGYIAVTKIPVVGRGKQRGIKIGDVTYDELPKEMLIMVIKDEDKDFAISTIMEAARSEPKGAFGDGKIFVTSVEEAYTISRGTKEL from the coding sequence ATGGTAAGAGCTATTATACGCCCAGAAAAATCAAGTAAAGTTTTAAAAGCCCTGTTTGAGGCCGGTTACATTGCCGTTACAAAAATCCCCGTTGTGGGACGCGGTAAGCAGCGCGGTATTAAAATCGGCGATGTTACATACGACGAACTTCCTAAAGAGATGCTGATTATGGTAATTAAAGACGAAGACAAAGACTTCGCTATCAGTACTATAATGGAGGCAGCACGTAGCGAACCGAAAGGTGCTTTTGGTGATGGAAAAATCTTTGTAACCTCAGTAGAGGAGGCATACACCATCAGTCGCGGAACAAAAGAATTATAA
- the nifH gene encoding nitrogenase iron protein, with protein sequence MRKIAIYGKGGIGKSTTTQNTVAGLVEAGKNVKVVGCDPKADSTRLLLGGMAQKTVLDTLREEGEDVELEDIVKVGYGGVRCVESGGPEPGVGCAGRGIITSINMLEQLGAWDDKFELDYTFYDVLGDVVCGGFAMPIREGKAEEIYIVVSGEMMAMYAANNICKGIKKYAQAGGVRLGGLICNSRKVDNESAMIEELARQLGTQMIHFVPRDNMVQQAEINRKTVIEFNPEHTQADEYRALAKAIDENEMFVIPEPLEMEVLEKLLIDFGIAS encoded by the coding sequence ATGAGAAAGATTGCAATTTATGGAAAGGGTGGAATTGGTAAATCAACCACAACCCAAAATACTGTAGCAGGATTAGTAGAAGCAGGTAAAAATGTAAAAGTAGTGGGCTGCGACCCAAAGGCAGACTCAACCCGATTATTATTGGGGGGTATGGCGCAGAAAACAGTGTTGGATACACTTCGTGAAGAAGGTGAAGACGTAGAGTTGGAAGACATTGTAAAAGTAGGATACGGCGGTGTTCGTTGTGTTGAATCAGGTGGTCCTGAACCAGGTGTTGGATGTGCCGGTCGTGGTATCATTACTTCAATTAACATGTTGGAGCAGTTGGGTGCATGGGACGATAAATTCGAGCTTGACTACACTTTCTACGATGTACTTGGTGACGTTGTTTGCGGTGGTTTTGCCATGCCTATTCGCGAAGGTAAAGCAGAGGAGATTTACATTGTGGTATCGGGTGAGATGATGGCGATGTATGCAGCAAACAATATCTGTAAAGGTATTAAGAAATATGCTCAGGCAGGTGGTGTTCGTTTAGGCGGATTGATTTGTAACTCGCGTAAAGTTGATAACGAATCAGCAATGATTGAAGAGCTTGCCAGACAATTGGGTACGCAAATGATTCACTTTGTTCCTCGCGACAATATGGTTCAGCAAGCCGAAATAAACCGTAAAACTGTTATTGAGTTTAATCCGGAACATACTCAGGCCGACGAGTACAGAGCATTGGCAAAAGCTATCGACGAAAACGAAATGTTTGTAATTCCAGAACCACTGGAAATGGAAGTGTTGGAGAAATTACTGATCGATTTCGGTATTGCCAGCTAA
- a CDS encoding MarR family transcriptional regulator, which translates to MKTQEPLTYLLGQTMKLVRHKLMVKFKESNLELTLEQYVMLFYINKNSASSQQDLANHFLRDKSIVTRQINTLIDLGYVMRTQDDDDKRKKHLQLTNLGIKTLELLKAKSVEVSTELLDGISQEELTNFENVIAKVQQNTGFKECLSCC; encoded by the coding sequence ATGAAAACGCAAGAACCGTTAACCTATTTACTTGGGCAAACCATGAAATTGGTGCGTCATAAGTTAATGGTAAAGTTTAAGGAAAGCAATTTAGAGCTAACACTGGAGCAGTATGTGATGTTATTCTACATCAACAAAAATTCAGCATCTTCCCAACAAGATCTTGCTAATCACTTTTTACGCGACAAATCAATTGTTACGCGACAAATTAATACACTTATTGATTTGGGGTATGTAATGCGTACGCAAGATGATGACGATAAACGAAAAAAACATTTACAGCTAACAAATTTAGGGATTAAAACACTTGAGTTACTAAAAGCCAAATCAGTAGAAGTTTCCACAGAACTTTTAGATGGAATTTCGCAGGAAGAACTCACAAATTTTGAAAATGTAATCGCAAAAGTTCAGCAAAACACAGGTTTTAAAGAATGCCTGTCGTGCTGCTAA
- a CDS encoding efflux RND transporter periplasmic adaptor subunit: MKTIAQSSSMALLAILLIFSSCSNKQQGSNPMMGGQVAEYLVQEVTPQNITLYQNFPATLQGEQTVEIRPRVAGYIEKIMVDEGDFVKKGQVLFQINANDVRAQVRSAEAQIKVAESQVANAEINLKKTKPLVEKNIVSSFQQESAETALQTAEAQLAQAKANLANAKANLAYTIITSPTNGTIGTFPYRIGSLVSSSIVEPLTTVSNTSSMRAYFSINETTFLEMTRNLKGNSTNEKLANLPEVELVLPDQSIYEHKGKIEIASGIVDPQTGAINLRASFPNPEGDLRSGGSGKIKLPEHHNNILIIPQNACYEIQGKHFVYVVNAENKIVNTAIEIIVGNLKNVYVVTSGLNAGDKIVVEGVSGLHDGMEIKPKLAGQQAAAENTQASHN; encoded by the coding sequence ATGAAAACAATTGCACAATCTTCAAGCATGGCACTGCTTGCCATTCTTTTAATCTTTTCTTCCTGTTCGAATAAGCAACAAGGAAGTAACCCAATGATGGGAGGCCAGGTTGCCGAATACCTGGTACAAGAAGTTACACCGCAAAACATTACTCTTTATCAAAATTTTCCGGCTACACTTCAGGGCGAACAAACAGTTGAAATTCGTCCGAGAGTAGCTGGTTACATCGAAAAAATAATGGTTGACGAAGGCGACTTTGTAAAAAAAGGACAAGTACTTTTTCAGATTAATGCCAACGATGTGCGGGCGCAGGTAAGATCGGCAGAAGCTCAGATAAAAGTGGCTGAATCGCAGGTAGCCAATGCCGAAATTAACCTAAAGAAAACCAAGCCGTTGGTTGAGAAAAACATCGTTAGTTCGTTTCAGCAAGAATCGGCAGAAACCGCTTTGCAAACTGCTGAAGCACAACTGGCACAAGCAAAAGCAAACCTCGCCAATGCAAAAGCAAACCTCGCTTACACCATTATTACCAGCCCTACCAATGGAACTATTGGGACTTTCCCTTACCGTATCGGAAGTCTAGTAAGCAGCTCTATTGTTGAGCCACTTACTACAGTTTCGAATACATCGAGTATGCGTGCCTATTTTTCGATTAACGAAACAACCTTTCTGGAAATGACAAGAAACCTGAAAGGCAATTCTACCAATGAGAAACTGGCAAACTTACCCGAAGTCGAATTGGTTTTGCCAGACCAGTCAATTTACGAACACAAAGGCAAAATAGAAATTGCAAGTGGTATTGTTGATCCGCAAACCGGAGCCATCAACTTACGTGCTTCATTTCCAAATCCTGAAGGCGATTTACGTTCAGGGGGAAGTGGTAAAATAAAATTACCAGAACACCATAATAATATATTGATTATTCCTCAGAATGCCTGTTATGAAATTCAGGGAAAACATTTTGTGTACGTTGTTAATGCGGAAAACAAAATTGTAAATACGGCAATAGAAATTATAGTAGGTAACCTGAAAAATGTGTACGTTGTTACTTCAGGCTTAAATGCTGGCGATAAAATTGTTGTTGAGGGCGTTTCCGGCTTGCACGACGGAATGGAAATTAAGCCCAAATTAGCAGGACAACAGGCTGCTGCTGAAAACACACAAGCTTCGCACAATTAA
- a CDS encoding efflux RND transporter permease subunit: MFKKFIERPVLSTVISIILVILGVLGITSLPIEQYPDIAPPTIRVSANYTGADAQTVLNSVVIPLEEQINGVEDMIYMNSTATNNGSATIEVYFKQGTDPDMAAVNVQNRVARANALLPAEVTRAGVITAKRQNNMLLIFSLYSKDGKYDETFLQNYSKINLLPQVQRINGVGEAMVFGAKDYSMRIWLKPDVMSNYNLIPSDIMAALNAQNLEAAPGRFGSENDQSYEYVIRYRGKLTQPKEFENIIVKADADGNVLRLRDVARVEMGSLNYSISTQTQGEPGISMALFQSAGSNARNVILEAEQVVKDASKSFPPGVEYQVLMNTNDFLDASIEKVLHTLLEAFILVFIVVFVFLQNFRATLIPAIAVPVSIIGTFFFLNLFGFTINLLTLFAMVLAIGIVVDDAIVVVEAVHAKLDAGARNAKTAAVSAMSEISTAIISITLVMAAVFIPVTFITGTTGVFYRQFGITLTVAIILSAINALTLSPALCALFLKPHSEELKGQKGIMKRFYTAFNTSFETMTGKYKKVTHFFIDRKWIAGAMIVVFVLLLGYLMKTTSTGFVPTEDTGRMFVDITMPPATSSEKTIEVAKQVDEILASVPEINGRSTVTGFSFLGGQGSPYGMVIASLKPFEERKGEGQDLNSVIQKLYMMTSQIKDARIVIFSPPMVPGFSITGGFELKLEDKTGGDIHDFEKVANNFLGALNQRPEIQYARTSFNTRFPQYKIDVDAARCMRSGLQVSTILSAMQGYIGGYYASDFNRFGKQYRVMMQAEAGYRGNPEDLNNIKVRTASGKMAPISEFITLTKVYGPESINRFNMYTAISVTGAPNPQFSSGDAIDAVREVAAEHLPTGYDYEFSGITREEINAGNQTILIFILSLIFVYFLLAAQYESYILPLSIIVSLPIGIAGSFIFARILGVDNNIYLQISLVMLIGLLAKNAILIVEFARQRRESGMSIIEAAVEGATARLRPILMTSFAFIVGLIPLVIGTGVGANGNRSIGTGAVGGMLIGTLIGILVIPAMFVVFQILEEKVKKPKEEQEISEMNSLG, from the coding sequence ATGTTTAAAAAATTTATAGAAAGGCCGGTCCTTTCAACAGTTATATCAATTATACTGGTTATTCTCGGGGTACTTGGAATAACCTCATTGCCGATTGAGCAATACCCGGATATTGCTCCGCCAACTATCCGTGTTTCGGCCAACTATACCGGTGCCGATGCACAAACAGTATTAAATAGTGTTGTAATACCACTGGAAGAACAAATTAATGGTGTAGAGGACATGATTTATATGAACTCCACTGCAACAAATAATGGTTCGGCAACAATAGAGGTTTACTTTAAACAAGGAACCGACCCTGATATGGCAGCGGTTAACGTGCAAAACAGGGTGGCAAGAGCCAATGCGCTTTTACCAGCAGAGGTTACACGTGCCGGCGTTATTACAGCCAAACGCCAGAACAACATGTTGTTGATTTTTTCTCTTTACAGTAAAGATGGAAAATACGATGAAACCTTTTTGCAGAACTATTCGAAAATTAACTTGCTCCCACAGGTTCAGCGAATAAACGGAGTTGGTGAAGCCATGGTTTTTGGAGCCAAAGATTATTCCATGCGAATTTGGCTGAAACCAGATGTCATGTCCAACTATAATCTGATCCCTTCAGATATCATGGCGGCATTAAATGCACAAAACCTTGAGGCTGCACCGGGAAGATTTGGTAGCGAAAACGATCAGTCATACGAATACGTAATCCGCTACCGGGGAAAACTTACTCAGCCCAAAGAATTTGAAAATATTATTGTAAAAGCCGACGCCGATGGCAATGTACTCCGCTTACGCGATGTAGCCAGAGTTGAAATGGGATCGTTGAATTACAGTATAAGTACACAAACACAAGGAGAACCGGGTATTAGTATGGCTTTGTTTCAATCTGCCGGGTCCAATGCCCGAAATGTAATTCTGGAAGCCGAACAAGTAGTAAAAGATGCGTCAAAATCTTTTCCTCCGGGAGTTGAATATCAAGTGTTAATGAATACCAACGACTTTCTGGATGCATCCATCGAGAAAGTTTTACACACCCTGCTGGAAGCTTTTATACTAGTATTTATTGTCGTATTTGTTTTCCTTCAGAATTTTAGGGCAACACTTATTCCGGCAATTGCGGTTCCTGTGTCAATTATTGGTACCTTCTTTTTCCTGAATTTATTTGGCTTTACCATCAACCTGCTTACACTTTTTGCAATGGTTCTGGCCATTGGAATTGTAGTTGACGATGCCATTGTGGTGGTTGAAGCGGTGCATGCCAAACTCGATGCGGGAGCAAGAAATGCAAAAACAGCAGCTGTTTCTGCGATGAGCGAAATCTCTACTGCAATTATTTCTATTACGCTGGTTATGGCAGCCGTATTTATTCCGGTTACTTTTATTACCGGTACCACCGGAGTATTCTATCGCCAGTTTGGGATTACACTTACTGTTGCTATTATTCTTTCTGCAATTAACGCGCTTACCTTAAGTCCGGCACTATGTGCTTTGTTTTTAAAACCACATAGTGAAGAATTAAAAGGGCAAAAAGGTATTATGAAACGTTTTTATACCGCTTTCAACACTTCTTTTGAAACCATGACCGGAAAATATAAAAAAGTAACCCACTTTTTTATCGATAGGAAATGGATAGCAGGAGCTATGATCGTAGTTTTTGTTCTTCTTCTGGGATACCTGATGAAAACAACTTCAACAGGTTTTGTGCCTACAGAAGATACAGGCCGTATGTTTGTGGATATTACGATGCCGCCTGCAACTTCCTCTGAGAAAACAATTGAAGTAGCCAAACAAGTTGATGAAATTCTGGCATCAGTACCCGAAATCAACGGACGATCTACAGTTACAGGCTTTTCGTTTCTTGGTGGACAAGGAAGCCCCTACGGGATGGTTATTGCGAGTCTAAAACCATTTGAGGAAAGGAAAGGAGAAGGACAAGACCTGAATAGTGTTATACAAAAACTCTATATGATGACTTCGCAAATTAAAGATGCGCGTATTGTCATTTTTTCACCTCCAATGGTTCCGGGATTTAGTATAACCGGTGGTTTCGAACTTAAACTGGAAGACAAAACGGGTGGCGACATACACGACTTTGAAAAAGTTGCCAATAACTTCCTTGGAGCATTAAATCAACGCCCCGAGATTCAATACGCACGTACATCATTTAACACCAGATTCCCACAGTACAAAATAGACGTGGATGCTGCCAGATGTATGCGCTCTGGATTACAGGTAAGTACTATACTTTCTGCAATGCAAGGATATATTGGCGGATATTATGCTTCTGATTTTAACCGATTCGGAAAACAATATCGTGTTATGATGCAGGCAGAAGCCGGATACAGAGGAAACCCGGAAGATTTAAACAACATAAAAGTAAGAACCGCAAGCGGAAAAATGGCGCCTATTTCCGAATTCATTACCTTAACAAAGGTTTACGGACCGGAATCGATCAACCGTTTTAATATGTACACGGCAATCTCAGTAACCGGAGCTCCAAACCCACAATTTAGCTCGGGAGATGCAATTGATGCCGTAAGAGAAGTTGCAGCAGAACACCTTCCAACAGGATACGACTACGAATTCTCAGGTATTACACGCGAAGAAATTAACGCAGGTAACCAAACCATTCTTATCTTCATTTTAAGTTTGATTTTTGTATACTTCCTACTGGCTGCCCAATACGAAAGTTACATTTTGCCATTATCAATTATTGTATCTCTACCAATTGGTATAGCAGGTTCGTTTATTTTCGCCCGGATCTTAGGTGTTGATAACAACATCTATCTGCAAATTTCGCTGGTAATGCTTATCGGTCTTTTGGCTAAAAATGCTATTCTGATTGTTGAGTTTGCCCGTCAACGACGCGAATCAGGAATGTCGATTATCGAGGCTGCAGTAGAAGGTGCTACTGCCCGACTTCGACCAATTCTGATGACCTCATTTGCATTTATAGTTGGTTTGATTCCGTTAGTTATCGGAACCGGAGTTGGAGCCAATGGTAACCGCTCTATTGGTACAGGTGCTGTTGGAGGTATGCTTATCGGTACTCTGATTGGTATTTTGGTTATTCCGGCCATGTTCGTGGTTTTCCAGATTCTGGAAGAAAAAGTGAAGAAACCAAAGGAAGAACAGGAAATTTCGGAAATGAATAGTTTGGGTTAA
- a CDS encoding efflux transporter outer membrane subunit, giving the protein MKTNSIKNKILLVLVAVVLYSCNTTNQYKRSQDFTDNLYGSAKTGESNLANESWQNLFNDPILDSLIAEGLRNNFDLQAAIQRVVAAESNFYQSKAQLAPSLSGKAGHTYVKNSESTSPNGPDHYNASQINLQSSWEIDFWGKLNNAKKSAYANYLATDAAHKAVQTRLIANIASGYYNLLALDAKLEITKATVKNSAELVETMIALKESGNVTGAAVVQSKAARYAAEVTIPDIKQQIRENENTLCVLLGRTPGKVERGKLESQQAHELMEVGVPSELLDNRPDVMQAEFNVVSAYHMTNSAKAYFYPSVTLTASAGFEALEFEDLFDPASFAANVVGGLVQPIFNKRVNKTRLEVAKAQQEEALLNFRSTLLNAGAEVNDALSVYDASMQKIDLRNKQLDALEKSVDYTKELLVYGSATYTEVLNAQQSLLNAQLSDVNDQIQQLNAVVSLYRALGGGWK; this is encoded by the coding sequence ATGAAGACAAATTCAATAAAAAATAAAATACTCCTTGTACTTGTTGCTGTTGTACTTTATTCGTGCAACACAACAAATCAGTACAAACGAAGCCAGGATTTTACCGACAATTTGTACGGATCTGCTAAAACCGGAGAAAGCAACCTTGCAAACGAAAGCTGGCAAAACCTGTTTAACGACCCGATTCTGGACAGCTTAATTGCAGAAGGATTAAGAAACAATTTTGATTTGCAAGCTGCAATTCAACGTGTTGTTGCTGCCGAGTCGAATTTTTACCAAAGTAAAGCGCAACTGGCTCCATCGCTTTCAGGAAAGGCCGGTCACACTTACGTTAAAAACTCAGAATCAACCAGTCCGAATGGTCCCGATCATTACAATGCATCGCAAATAAATTTGCAAAGTAGCTGGGAAATCGATTTCTGGGGAAAACTGAACAACGCAAAAAAATCAGCTTATGCCAATTACCTGGCTACCGATGCCGCACACAAAGCTGTACAAACACGCCTGATTGCCAATATTGCCTCGGGTTATTACAACTTGCTGGCATTGGATGCCAAGCTTGAGATTACAAAAGCCACCGTAAAAAACAGTGCCGAACTGGTTGAAACCATGATAGCATTAAAAGAAAGTGGTAATGTAACAGGAGCAGCAGTTGTACAGAGTAAAGCGGCGCGTTATGCGGCAGAAGTAACCATTCCTGACATCAAACAACAAATAAGAGAAAACGAAAACACACTTTGTGTTCTTTTGGGAAGAACTCCGGGAAAAGTGGAACGCGGAAAATTGGAAAGTCAGCAAGCGCACGAACTTATGGAAGTTGGTGTGCCATCCGAACTTTTGGATAACCGCCCCGATGTTATGCAGGCCGAATTTAATGTTGTTAGTGCTTATCACATGACCAACAGTGCCAAAGCCTATTTTTACCCATCGGTTACACTTACGGCAAGTGCCGGTTTTGAAGCGCTGGAATTTGAAGACTTATTTGATCCGGCGTCGTTTGCAGCCAATGTTGTAGGCGGTTTGGTTCAGCCAATTTTTAATAAGCGGGTCAATAAAACACGTTTGGAAGTTGCCAAAGCGCAACAGGAAGAGGCACTTCTGAATTTCAGAAGCACCTTGCTGAATGCCGGTGCCGAAGTGAACGATGCACTAAGCGTGTACGACGCTTCGATGCAAAAGATAGACCTGCGCAACAAACAGTTGGATGCGCTGGAAAAGTCGGTTGATTACACCAAAGAATTGCTGGTTTACGGGTCGGCAACTTATACCGAAGTTTTAAATGCACAACAAAGTTTGCTGAATGCACAGCTGAGCGATGTAAACGATCAGATTCAACAATTGAATGCTGTCGTTTCGCTGTATCGCGCGCTGGGTGGCGGATGGAAATAA